In Ferroplasma sp., a single window of DNA contains:
- a CDS encoding MMPL family transporter — MFESFFYRVGKYVKRNKKKVLVFWIIAFLLMAYPATLIFTDTSYNLTNSLVTKNSQSSKANDILTSQFNSSSDPSIIIVSNGTSIDNLTISRDMMEFQHSMAAYLKSINVGYNGTTSIFTVENKTLMGYSNSTYKLENATKFLIQYTASNLSKTQSIPDAIANITQTSPYKSSFISILGELFPKSVSNQTLFEQNVYKFVATINSTIVPVLNNKISFNSAVENYTVSLVNSSQVYLINNAKPLANPLIRINVPYFSNYLFSLYNNSGKNYHEFVSSIMNNTAYNQYPILPSSYASSSLINPGNSTLIMIFDYKTNITAAQQSHIESMEKTYSSKISNSSYYLAGSTVANNQLASESIHGLIVALIIGIIISIFIVGIFFRSPVAAFLPFLIFVFSSVIAAGINGLLYKYVFHTTISFITPTLLLILILGIASDYSVYILARYRSEVRAKNPDAIPESSKWAGHAVFTSGTTVAISYIILWISNIPIFSDAGLTNAIAAVVTIILGNTFLIAILAQWGKKAYWPHKLEENRKLPFEKSMEKVAHAALNNKKKIIVILLIVALGALFIYSTTPTNMDVFELIPASSGVQATTVINSSLHYDLFDPAYVMVNFTSPIMYTNSTGALQFNSTEYNQTLAMEDNLVDSPYVHSISGPGYPYEKRVNYTDLQSPLYGNEYKSQTATYIGHNNNRSVEIVVYLSNVAWSNPSANFVNKMPSIVSNVAGPSDYKAYVGGTTEYLNNAYSFTSHSFDNMVPLLGITIFIILLIQLASALTPVRLILMVMAAVMMALSITYIIFYYILHLPVIIFLPLFVFITLLAVGLDYDIFMITKVQENIMKGMKNDDAIKNSIIENGGVIITLGSLLFATFGALYFSGLGIIEEIGVGLALGVLIDTFVSWMFFVPVIMAVMNKYNWWPSKIGNEVTSKEK, encoded by the coding sequence ATGTTTGAATCTTTCTTCTATAGGGTTGGAAAGTATGTTAAAAGGAACAAGAAAAAGGTACTTGTATTCTGGATTATAGCCTTTTTACTCATGGCATATCCGGCAACCCTTATATTTACCGATACATCCTATAATCTTACCAATTCACTTGTTACAAAAAATTCTCAGTCTTCCAAGGCCAATGACATACTTACATCACAGTTCAACAGTTCTTCAGATCCTTCCATAATCATTGTATCCAACGGCACCTCAATTGATAACCTGACAATTAGCAGGGATATGATGGAATTCCAGCATTCCATGGCAGCTTACCTTAAAAGCATAAATGTTGGGTATAATGGAACCACCAGCATTTTCACAGTTGAAAATAAAACTTTAATGGGCTATTCAAATAGCACTTATAAACTGGAAAATGCAACTAAGTTCTTAATTCAGTATACTGCTTCTAATCTTAGCAAGACGCAAAGTATACCGGATGCTATCGCTAATATAACACAAACCTCACCGTACAAATCCTCGTTTATATCCATACTTGGTGAACTTTTCCCTAAATCTGTTTCCAACCAAACACTTTTTGAACAAAACGTATATAAATTCGTAGCGACTATAAATTCTACAATAGTTCCAGTTTTAAACAATAAAATAAGTTTTAATAGCGCTGTAGAAAACTACACTGTAAGCCTTGTCAACTCGAGCCAGGTATATTTAATCAATAATGCCAAACCTCTGGCAAATCCCCTCATAAGGATCAATGTACCATATTTCTCAAATTACCTCTTTTCTCTTTACAATAACAGTGGGAAAAATTACCATGAGTTTGTGAGTTCAATAATGAATAATACAGCGTATAACCAGTATCCTATTCTGCCATCCTCATACGCATCCTCATCCCTTATAAATCCAGGAAATTCAACACTTATAATGATATTTGATTATAAAACAAACATTACAGCTGCACAGCAGTCACATATAGAATCCATGGAAAAAACATACAGTTCAAAGATTTCTAACAGTTCTTATTATCTTGCGGGATCAACAGTTGCAAATAACCAGCTTGCTAGTGAGTCCATACATGGCCTTATAGTTGCACTGATAATCGGTATAATAATATCCATATTCATAGTCGGCATATTTTTCAGGTCACCGGTTGCCGCCTTCCTACCATTCCTGATATTCGTGTTTTCATCCGTTATAGCAGCAGGAATAAACGGGCTTCTTTATAAATATGTGTTCCATACAACGATTTCGTTTATAACGCCCACGCTTTTACTCATATTAATTCTTGGTATAGCCTCAGATTATTCTGTTTACATACTGGCCAGATACCGCAGCGAGGTAAGGGCAAAAAATCCGGACGCGATTCCAGAATCCTCTAAATGGGCCGGGCATGCGGTATTTACATCTGGAACCACAGTGGCTATTTCATATATTATACTGTGGATATCAAATATACCAATATTCAGTGACGCAGGCCTTACCAATGCAATAGCAGCTGTGGTAACGATCATACTTGGCAATACATTTTTGATCGCCATACTGGCACAGTGGGGAAAGAAGGCCTACTGGCCCCATAAGCTTGAGGAGAACAGGAAACTTCCATTTGAAAAATCCATGGAGAAGGTGGCACATGCTGCCCTTAACAACAAGAAGAAAATAATAGTTATCCTTCTTATAGTGGCCCTTGGTGCACTCTTCATATATTCAACAACGCCAACAAACATGGATGTTTTCGAGCTTATACCTGCAAGCAGTGGTGTCCAGGCAACAACTGTAATAAACAGCTCACTGCATTATGATTTATTCGATCCAGCATATGTTATGGTTAATTTCACATCCCCTATCATGTATACAAACAGTACCGGTGCCCTGCAGTTTAACAGTACAGAATATAATCAGACACTTGCCATGGAGGACAATCTTGTTGATTCTCCATACGTTCACAGTATTTCTGGCCCTGGCTATCCATATGAAAAAAGGGTAAATTACACAGACCTGCAATCACCGCTTTATGGCAATGAATACAAAAGCCAGACTGCCACATATATAGGACATAATAATAATAGATCTGTGGAAATAGTGGTTTATCTTTCCAATGTGGCATGGAGCAACCCATCAGCAAATTTTGTTAATAAGATGCCATCCATTGTGTCTAATGTGGCCGGGCCTTCAGATTACAAGGCATACGTGGGCGGCACAACAGAATACCTTAACAATGCATATTCCTTTACATCACATTCCTTTGATAACATGGTTCCACTTCTTGGAATAACAATTTTCATAATACTGCTCATACAGCTCGCATCGGCACTTACCCCTGTAAGGCTGATACTCATGGTTATGGCCGCTGTCATGATGGCCCTCTCAATCACATATATAATATTCTACTATATTCTGCATCTGCCTGTAATAATATTCCTGCCACTGTTTGTCTTCATTACACTGCTGGCTGTTGGCCTGGATTATGATATATTCATGATTACAAAGGTCCAGGAAAACATCATGAAGGGGATGAAGAACGATGATGCCATAAAAAATTCTATAATAGAAAATGGTGGGGTAATAATCACCCTTGGTTCACTGCTCTTTGCAACATTTGGTGCCCTCTACTTCAGTGGACTGGGCATTATAGAGGAGATAGGGGTTGGCCTTGCACTTGGCGTCTTAATAGATACATTCGTGAGCTGGATGTTCTTCGTTCCTGTAATTATGGCTGTAATGAATAAGTATAACTGGTGGCCATCAAAGATTGGAAATGAGGTAACTTCCAAGGAAAAATAA
- a CDS encoding ribonuclease P — MKDRMLINISLERINTLFSEAMKTDNIELSRRYIKIMEKIGMRMNITVDKNIKRMYCKICKTPYRNISVKVKNKMVLIHCPYCGNIRRIPLDKEEK, encoded by the coding sequence ATGAAAGATAGAATGCTGATAAACATTTCACTGGAAAGAATCAACACCTTATTTTCAGAGGCAATGAAAACTGATAATATTGAACTCTCCAGGCGCTATATAAAAATTATGGAAAAAATAGGAATGAGAATGAACATAACAGTTGATAAAAATATAAAAAGAATGTACTGCAAGATTTGCAAAACCCCGTATAGAAATATATCTGTAAAGGTGAAAAATAAAATGGTCTTGATCCACTGCCCCTACTGCGGCAATATAAGGAGGATACCTTTAGATAAAGAGGAGAAATAA
- a CDS encoding phosphoglycolate phosphatase, producing the protein MIKITVLDVDGTITDQNRVLNPEAVSCIANGIKKGLKFSLISGNVIPVMYGLRTFLGINGPVFGENGGIMYYNSTIEKFFDKSRPFRFLEYISKKSSAVPYFTNQWRETSAAFSMNPEDESLVSSEAARWDLEIVNSKFTWHIMNRNQNKGYAVEMIRKMLNIEWDEILVVGDSDNDNAMFQLPVHKACPFNATDSIKSMSDYVSKKSYGYEIKDVMNQFGLS; encoded by the coding sequence ATGATTAAAATTACGGTCCTGGACGTGGACGGAACAATAACTGACCAGAACAGGGTACTGAACCCTGAGGCTGTTTCCTGTATCGCAAATGGAATTAAGAAAGGACTCAAATTTTCCCTGATAAGCGGTAATGTAATCCCTGTAATGTACGGGTTGAGAACCTTTCTCGGGATAAACGGCCCTGTCTTCGGGGAAAATGGTGGCATTATGTATTATAATAGCACTATTGAGAAATTTTTCGATAAATCCAGGCCATTCAGATTTCTTGAATATATTTCAAAGAAATCCTCAGCTGTGCCATATTTTACAAACCAGTGGAGGGAGACCTCAGCTGCATTTTCCATGAATCCGGAGGATGAATCTCTTGTTAGCAGTGAGGCTGCTAGATGGGATCTGGAAATAGTTAACAGTAAATTTACATGGCATATAATGAATAGAAATCAGAACAAGGGCTATGCAGTTGAAATGATAAGGAAAATGCTCAATATAGAATGGGATGAAATCCTTGTTGTTGGCGATTCAGACAACGATAACGCAATGTTCCAGCTGCCTGTACACAAGGCCTGTCCATTTAACGCCACCGATTCTATAAAGTCCATGAGCGATTATGTCTCAAAAAAATCATATGGCTATGAAATAAAGGACGTAATGAATCAATTCGGTTTATCCTAG
- a CDS encoding dihydroorotase, protein MYDQVFSGRFLYRGSFQELDIGVNNGIIAGIKKHIAGERKILKHAVMPAGTDTHVHFRDPGETDKEDFATGTISAVYGGTSTIFDMPNNRVKIDNYSAYSDKLEIVRRKAFCDFGLYSMFTGNNAQIISKESSGIKIYMGETTNASGTSSFSESGIESVNAMNIPVVFHAEDGKCLGSHNGMARNLKEYSAIRPEECENVAVKNATAMGFNKGVITHMTHFIDTPYTKEVTPHHLLLNYDMPLGSYGKVNPPLRSPETQMDLLHNYAVGSFAVVSSDHAPHVQGDKGEFEFARSGIIGVETRVPLILALVQKKIVPFEIFYKTCILNPARMFNLKKGEIDTGNYADFISVDFSSMERINDYRLHSKNPGSPFNGFDAIFPDNVIIRGESVIENRELVNDRTGKYVNDL, encoded by the coding sequence ATGTATGACCAGGTATTTTCTGGAAGATTCCTTTACAGGGGTTCATTTCAGGAACTTGATATCGGCGTTAATAATGGGATTATTGCAGGAATTAAAAAACATATAGCAGGGGAAAGGAAAATCCTGAAACATGCAGTAATGCCTGCAGGCACCGATACACATGTACATTTCAGGGACCCGGGAGAAACAGACAAGGAGGATTTTGCAACAGGGACAATATCCGCAGTATATGGTGGAACCTCAACGATTTTCGACATGCCCAATAACAGGGTAAAGATAGATAATTATTCAGCATACAGTGATAAACTCGAAATTGTGAGGAGAAAGGCTTTCTGTGATTTCGGCCTATATTCAATGTTTACCGGAAACAATGCACAGATTATTTCAAAGGAGTCCTCCGGGATCAAAATTTACATGGGAGAAACAACCAATGCATCAGGCACGTCCAGTTTCAGTGAATCGGGCATTGAATCTGTAAATGCAATGAATATACCGGTAGTTTTTCATGCAGAGGATGGAAAATGCCTTGGAAGCCACAATGGAATGGCCAGGAACCTAAAAGAATACTCTGCTATAAGGCCTGAGGAATGTGAGAATGTGGCAGTAAAAAACGCTACAGCTATGGGCTTCAATAAGGGCGTAATTACACATATGACACATTTTATTGATACACCGTATACAAAGGAGGTTACCCCGCACCACCTTCTCCTGAATTATGATATGCCCCTGGGCTCATATGGAAAGGTAAACCCACCACTGAGATCCCCTGAAACACAGATGGACCTGTTGCATAATTATGCTGTCGGAAGTTTTGCCGTGGTTTCATCTGACCATGCACCACATGTTCAGGGTGACAAGGGCGAATTTGAATTTGCCAGATCTGGCATTATAGGAGTTGAAACCAGGGTTCCACTTATACTGGCACTGGTTCAGAAAAAAATTGTCCCATTTGAGATATTTTATAAAACCTGCATACTGAATCCCGCAAGGATGTTCAACCTGAAAAAGGGAGAAATAGATACAGGGAACTACGCTGACTTTATTTCCGTTGATTTCTCTTCCATGGAAAGAATAAATGATTACAGGCTGCACTCTAAAAATCCCGGTTCACCATTTAATGGATTTGATGCAATTTTTCCTGATAATGTGATAATCAGGGGCGAATCAGTTATAGAGAACAGGGAACTGGTAAATGATAGGACCGGAAAGTATGTAAATGACCTTTAA
- a CDS encoding aminopeptidase P family protein has protein sequence MKERRIFDYVRNVDSILVMNGGENQIDKTFFYLTGAKSGIFEGSLLHVKPEKVTIITSALEEEAARETGLDVIVYKNAKDRDEIVKNTFKNDVNVGLNYSALTLDLYKQLMKLIPDKEFIDVSQSIDEARKIKEESELKDIREAAKIASDSFEDFTKTLREGMTESELAANIVYAMMKNGASGESFKTIVAFGKNSAIPHYSPGNAKLKKNDFVLMDYGALYNRYCSDTTRTVVFGRADEKQRDIYETVRLAQAESKKALTAMANGKDIDKIARDIIDSKYPGRFIHGLGHGVGLDVHDHPALSPTLDFILKPNMVVTDEPGIYIPGFGGVRIEDDIIIKKNGHEEITTATRDLLEL, from the coding sequence ATGAAAGAAAGGAGAATATTTGACTATGTTAGAAATGTTGATTCCATACTGGTTATGAATGGAGGGGAAAACCAGATAGACAAGACCTTTTTTTATCTTACAGGAGCAAAATCAGGTATATTTGAGGGTTCACTTCTTCATGTTAAGCCTGAAAAGGTAACTATTATCACATCTGCCCTTGAGGAGGAAGCTGCCAGGGAGACGGGCCTTGATGTCATTGTTTATAAAAATGCAAAGGACAGGGATGAAATAGTAAAAAATACTTTCAAAAACGATGTAAATGTTGGCCTTAATTATTCGGCACTCACACTTGACCTCTATAAACAGCTGATGAAACTGATACCTGACAAGGAATTCATTGATGTCTCCCAGTCTATAGATGAGGCCAGGAAAATAAAAGAAGAAAGTGAATTAAAGGATATAAGGGAGGCTGCTAAAATTGCCAGTGATTCATTTGAAGATTTTACAAAAACACTCCGTGAAGGCATGACAGAATCGGAACTTGCTGCCAATATAGTTTATGCCATGATGAAAAATGGGGCATCAGGAGAATCATTCAAAACAATTGTTGCCTTCGGAAAAAATTCTGCCATACCACATTACTCCCCTGGAAATGCAAAACTCAAGAAAAATGACTTTGTATTAATGGATTACGGAGCCCTGTACAACCGTTACTGCTCCGATACAACAAGAACCGTGGTGTTTGGGAGGGCAGATGAAAAGCAGAGAGATATATATGAAACAGTTAGGCTTGCACAGGCAGAGAGCAAGAAAGCCCTTACCGCCATGGCTAACGGCAAGGATATAGATAAAATAGCCCGTGACATCATAGACAGCAAGTATCCGGGGCGGTTCATACATGGGCTGGGGCACGGAGTAGGCCTTGACGTTCATGACCATCCCGCCCTCTCTCCTACTTTAGATTTCATTCTGAAGCCAAACATGGTTGTTACAGATGAGCCAGGGATATATATCCCAGGATTTGGCGGTGTTAGGATAGAGGACGACATAATAATCAAAAAGAATGGCCATGAGGAAATAACCACTGCAACCAGAGACCTTCTGGAACTGTAG
- a CDS encoding DNA primase large subunit PriL, with product MITSNFFVDFKFIENSRKIDDTVNSLDLDDRRSVREALDYLNGLIRKYSEEEAYSITLGKKAFAIVMWMLRYINENGLTSRFVITQRDVFEKELHRISREDNENIIFYCDSAGIDAVVEGNSFIIPFDFFIKNNRKLSGYKYRLIYQKLKNGTINVTKEQFIHLLREDFVVKIMGIYGAMSAGDSQNIFRKYIDQLDQIKNEFLEIKAKSTISLGDVDFTMFPPCIKTYITQMRDGENLAHLARFTLVSFLHNAGMTNEDMISLFRTVPDFKEDLTTYQVNHITGIISGTEYSPPKCATLKSNHLCFMGNDPLCPKIKHPMQYYEYKKKYSGKHRSHS from the coding sequence ATGATAACCTCTAATTTTTTTGTTGATTTTAAATTTATAGAAAATTCCCGTAAAATAGACGATACTGTAAATTCACTGGATCTGGATGACAGGAGATCCGTAAGGGAGGCTCTAGATTATTTGAATGGGCTCATAAGAAAATACAGTGAGGAAGAAGCATATAGCATTACCCTTGGCAAGAAGGCATTTGCCATAGTTATGTGGATGCTTCGCTACATAAATGAAAACGGGCTAACATCCAGATTTGTGATAACACAGAGGGACGTTTTCGAAAAAGAACTGCACAGGATTTCAAGGGAAGATAATGAAAACATTATTTTCTACTGTGATAGTGCCGGCATAGATGCAGTTGTAGAAGGCAACAGCTTCATAATACCATTTGATTTCTTTATCAAGAATAATAGAAAATTATCCGGTTATAAATACAGGCTCATCTACCAGAAATTGAAAAATGGTACCATAAATGTTACAAAGGAACAGTTTATACATCTCCTTAGGGAGGACTTTGTGGTAAAAATAATGGGCATATACGGTGCAATGTCCGCAGGTGATTCACAGAATATATTCAGGAAATACATAGACCAGCTGGATCAAATAAAAAACGAATTCCTAGAAATCAAGGCAAAAAGCACAATATCACTGGGGGATGTGGATTTTACAATGTTTCCTCCCTGTATTAAAACATATATTACACAGATGAGAGACGGAGAAAATCTCGCACATCTAGCCAGATTTACACTTGTTAGCTTCCTTCACAATGCAGGCATGACGAATGAGGATATGATATCCCTTTTTAGAACTGTTCCGGACTTCAAAGAAGATTTGACCACTTATCAGGTAAACCATATTACCGGAATAATTTCTGGTACGGAGTATTCTCCACCGAAGTGCGCCACATTGAAATCAAACCATTTATGTTTCATGGGTAACGACCCACTATGCCCGAAAATTAAACACCCAATGCAATACTATGAATATAAAAAGAAATACTCGGGCAAACATAGGTCGCATAGTTAA